From the Leifsonia sp. AG29 genome, one window contains:
- a CDS encoding HD domain-containing protein, translating into MRFSDFTPPDTLASRAALELATEYHSEALLDHVVRSWFWAAAFAELDGIRGIDEELLYVSAVLHDIGIVPAFDNQTLAYEDAGGHVAVALTAGAGWDRARRVRALEVIIRHNWPSVDPAFDREGYLLETATALDISGARSGDLPPGFVRAVIEAHPRGTLSAEFTACVTDQAERKPTTSARRLVEAGVARKLRENPLERILDR; encoded by the coding sequence GTGCGATTCTCCGACTTCACGCCCCCCGACACTCTCGCCTCCCGTGCGGCTCTCGAGCTCGCGACCGAATACCACTCGGAGGCGCTCCTCGACCATGTCGTCCGCTCCTGGTTCTGGGCCGCGGCTTTCGCCGAGCTCGACGGCATCCGAGGAATCGATGAGGAGCTGCTGTACGTCTCCGCCGTCCTGCACGACATCGGCATCGTGCCGGCGTTCGACAACCAGACCCTTGCTTACGAGGACGCGGGCGGACACGTCGCGGTCGCGCTCACGGCGGGCGCAGGGTGGGACCGGGCGCGCCGGGTCCGAGCGCTCGAGGTGATCATCCGGCACAACTGGCCCTCCGTCGACCCGGCTTTCGATCGGGAGGGATACCTCCTCGAGACCGCGACAGCTCTCGACATCTCCGGCGCTCGTTCGGGCGATCTCCCGCCCGGTTTCGTGAGAGCGGTGATCGAAGCGCACCCCCGGGGAACCCTGTCCGCCGAATTCACCGCCTGCGTGACGGACCAGGCGGAGCGCAAGCCGACGACGTCGGCGCGCCGACTGGTGGAGGCAGGCGTCGCCCGCAAGCTCCGGGAGAACCCCCTGGAACGTATTCTCGATAGGTGA
- a CDS encoding zinc-binding dehydrogenase — protein sequence MRGLLYEEFGGPIVATELPDPVAPDGAAVIRVAASGLCRSDWHAWAGHDDTVSLPHTPGHEFAGTVESVGAGVSLWRPGDRVTAPFVNGCGRCEWCLGGQAQVCPEQTQPGFTHAGSHAEFVVVRAADLNLVALPADLSFEAAAALGCRFATAFRGVSARARVRPGEWVAVVGAGGVGLSAIMVASALGALPIAVDTSTEALALASEVGAVHAVPAGDDAPERIVELTGGGAHVSIDAVGSPATSTAALHSLRRRGRHVQIGLIAGGGPVLPLDRVIAWELDVLGSHGMAAADYPAMLELVTSGAVDPGRLLGSRVGLAEAARLLPSTASAPPIGITVLDPTRE from the coding sequence GTGAGAGGCCTGCTCTACGAGGAATTCGGCGGCCCGATCGTCGCGACCGAGCTGCCGGATCCCGTCGCGCCCGACGGCGCAGCGGTCATCCGCGTGGCCGCGTCCGGGCTCTGCCGCAGCGACTGGCACGCCTGGGCCGGACACGACGACACGGTGAGCCTCCCGCACACTCCCGGCCACGAGTTCGCGGGTACGGTCGAGTCGGTCGGAGCGGGCGTGTCTCTCTGGCGGCCCGGCGACCGGGTCACGGCGCCGTTCGTGAACGGGTGCGGCCGCTGCGAGTGGTGCCTCGGCGGCCAGGCGCAGGTGTGCCCCGAGCAGACCCAGCCGGGCTTCACCCACGCGGGCTCGCACGCCGAGTTCGTGGTGGTGCGGGCGGCCGACCTCAACCTGGTGGCCCTCCCGGCGGACCTGTCCTTCGAAGCCGCGGCAGCACTCGGGTGCCGCTTCGCGACAGCGTTCCGCGGCGTCTCCGCCCGTGCCCGGGTGCGCCCGGGCGAGTGGGTCGCCGTCGTCGGCGCTGGAGGCGTCGGGCTGAGCGCGATCATGGTCGCTTCCGCGCTCGGCGCGCTCCCGATCGCCGTCGACACGTCGACGGAGGCGCTGGCGCTCGCCAGCGAGGTCGGCGCCGTGCACGCGGTTCCCGCGGGCGACGACGCGCCGGAGCGGATCGTCGAACTCACCGGCGGGGGCGCACACGTGTCGATCGACGCGGTCGGCTCGCCGGCCACGTCGACCGCGGCGCTCCACTCGCTCCGACGCCGGGGACGGCACGTGCAGATCGGTCTGATCGCGGGCGGAGGGCCCGTCCTCCCGCTCGACCGCGTGATCGCCTGGGAGCTGGACGTGCTGGGTAGTCACGGAATGGCTGCGGCGGACTACCCCGCGATGCTCGAGCTCGTCACCTCGGGCGCGGTCGACCCGGGCAGGCTTCTCGGGTCGCGGGTCGGCCTCGCTGAGGCGGCTCGCCTGCTGCCGTCGACCGCATCCGCGCCTCCAATCGGCATCACCGTGCTCGACCCGACGCGGGAGTGA
- a CDS encoding (deoxy)nucleoside triphosphate pyrophosphohydrolase: MNPIRVVAAVISDSGRVLACRRAPGKDAAGRWEFPGGKVEARESDEQALAREIREELGIEIAVGSLLDRSVTGRIELACYRASLAGVRPSRSTDHDDLRWVAPAELGELDWADPDRPAVEALLRSAAGSLPEGTAR, encoded by the coding sequence ATGAACCCGATCCGCGTCGTCGCCGCCGTCATCAGCGACTCGGGACGTGTCCTCGCCTGCCGTCGCGCACCCGGCAAGGATGCGGCCGGCCGCTGGGAGTTCCCGGGCGGCAAGGTGGAGGCGCGCGAGAGCGACGAGCAGGCGCTGGCGCGCGAGATCCGGGAGGAGCTCGGCATCGAGATCGCCGTCGGCTCGCTCCTCGATCGCTCCGTCACCGGTCGGATCGAGCTCGCGTGCTATCGCGCCTCCCTGGCCGGCGTCCGTCCCTCCCGGAGCACGGACCACGACGACCTGCGCTGGGTGGCACCGGCCGAACTCGGCGAGCTCGACTGGGCGGATCCCGACCGGCCGGCCGTGGAGGCGCTTCTGCGGTCGGCGGCCGGCTCCCTTCCGGAGGGGACTGCGCGGTGA
- a CDS encoding DUF1345 domain-containing protein — translation MSVAKAIGRPVLVVGFAASLAVQLAMVVVGLWVVFLAEDDRSVTALLAVWCTIGTLYEVVVLIVLGRSSRRPVQSEPGPARWEVGPAARVVSVTATIFASLVGFTAAVQVLGPHNDPAVGSITDVVGVWSMLLAWGFLHWGFSQIYFQRYFSIAEPLLRFPGTERPRFVDFVYFAFTIGTTFAASDVEVLGSRMRWTIVWHSVVSYFFNGLIIVLALNTIMSGGR, via the coding sequence ATGTCGGTCGCGAAGGCCATCGGGCGCCCCGTCCTGGTCGTGGGATTCGCCGCGAGTCTCGCTGTGCAGCTCGCGATGGTCGTCGTGGGGCTCTGGGTCGTGTTCCTGGCCGAGGACGACCGGAGCGTCACCGCCCTGCTCGCCGTCTGGTGCACGATCGGGACGCTGTACGAGGTCGTGGTCCTCATCGTGCTGGGGCGCTCCTCCCGGCGCCCGGTGCAGAGCGAGCCGGGACCGGCGCGCTGGGAGGTCGGGCCGGCCGCCCGCGTCGTCTCGGTGACGGCGACCATCTTCGCGAGTCTCGTCGGCTTCACCGCCGCCGTCCAGGTGCTCGGACCTCACAACGACCCCGCGGTCGGATCGATCACCGACGTGGTCGGCGTCTGGTCGATGCTCCTGGCGTGGGGCTTCCTCCACTGGGGCTTCTCGCAGATCTACTTCCAGCGCTACTTCTCGATCGCCGAACCGCTCCTCCGCTTCCCGGGCACGGAGCGACCGCGCTTCGTCGACTTCGTCTACTTCGCGTTCACGATCGGCACCACGTTCGCGGCCTCCGATGTCGAGGTCCTCGGTTCGCGGATGCGCTGGACGATCGTGTGGCACTCGGTGGTCAGCTACTTCTTCAACGGCCTCATCATCGTGCTCGCCCTGAACACGATCATGTCGGGCGGCCGCTGA
- a CDS encoding DUF1905 domain-containing protein: protein MAGIRYEFEAELFRWGARRELWVFAELPADVSEEIRLQPHPPAGFDSVKVTVTLGSSRWSTSVFPGGAGGAYVVPVKASVRRKEGVELGDTVRIGIETLL, encoded by the coding sequence ATGGCGGGGATCCGATACGAATTCGAGGCAGAGCTGTTCCGGTGGGGAGCACGGCGCGAGCTCTGGGTGTTCGCCGAGCTCCCCGCCGACGTGTCGGAGGAGATCCGACTGCAACCCCATCCGCCCGCGGGCTTCGACTCCGTGAAGGTCACGGTCACCCTCGGCTCGTCGCGCTGGTCGACCTCGGTCTTCCCGGGCGGAGCCGGGGGCGCCTACGTCGTCCCTGTGAAGGCTTCCGTCCGCCGCAAGGAGGGCGTCGAGCTGGGCGATACCGTGCGCATCGGCATCGAGACACTCCTCTGA
- a CDS encoding lipase maturation factor family protein codes for MDLFGWLAGTDYTISREILERGVAALFLIAFLSAVNQFPALLGENGLLPVPRFLRLAYARRQPTLFRWRYSDRLLLAVAWTGAALSALIVTGALQLAPSWVFVPVFLVIWFLYLSIVNVGQTFYGFGWESLLCEAGFTVAFLGAWDTAPPITVIVLLRWLVFRLEFGAGMIKMRGDRSWRDLTALYYHHETQPMPGPLSRSAHLLPRWWHRLEVLGNHAAQLVVPWLLFLPQPVASIAAAVVVLTQLWLVATGNFAWLNWITIVLAFSAVSDGAWSWLLGGPVGGIGSDTVPLWFGVVALAVSVFLVVLSWYPLKNLFSRRQLMNASFNRWHLVNAYGAFGSVTKERYEVVVEGTADDPEDRAAEWREYEFKGKPGDVSRTPRQFAPYHLRLDWLMWFLALGSRDSPWFEVLLLRLLEADRATLKLLRGDPFGGARPRAVRARVFLYRFADRAEKRATGDVWVRSEVGALVPPVSLRSG; via the coding sequence ATGGACCTCTTCGGCTGGCTCGCCGGCACCGATTACACGATCTCCCGCGAGATCCTCGAGCGCGGCGTCGCAGCGCTGTTCCTGATCGCGTTCCTCTCGGCCGTGAACCAGTTCCCCGCCCTCCTCGGCGAGAACGGTCTCCTGCCGGTTCCCCGCTTCCTCCGGCTCGCGTACGCGCGCCGGCAACCGACCCTCTTCCGTTGGCGGTACTCGGACCGGTTACTGCTCGCGGTCGCCTGGACCGGAGCGGCACTGTCCGCGCTGATCGTCACGGGCGCCCTCCAGCTGGCCCCGTCCTGGGTGTTCGTTCCCGTCTTCCTGGTGATCTGGTTCCTGTACCTCTCGATCGTCAACGTGGGCCAGACCTTCTACGGCTTCGGCTGGGAGAGCCTCCTCTGCGAGGCCGGATTCACGGTCGCGTTCCTGGGCGCCTGGGACACCGCACCTCCCATCACGGTGATCGTCCTGCTGCGGTGGCTCGTGTTCCGCCTCGAGTTCGGGGCGGGGATGATCAAGATGCGCGGCGACCGATCGTGGCGCGATCTCACCGCGCTCTACTATCACCACGAGACGCAGCCGATGCCGGGGCCGCTGAGCCGATCCGCGCACCTGCTGCCGAGGTGGTGGCACCGCCTGGAGGTGCTCGGGAACCACGCCGCCCAGCTCGTCGTGCCCTGGCTGCTCTTCCTGCCTCAGCCCGTGGCGAGCATCGCGGCCGCGGTCGTCGTCCTCACCCAGCTGTGGCTGGTCGCGACCGGCAATTTCGCCTGGCTGAACTGGATCACCATCGTCCTGGCGTTCTCCGCCGTGAGCGATGGGGCGTGGTCGTGGCTGCTCGGCGGACCGGTGGGAGGCATCGGATCGGACACGGTGCCGCTCTGGTTCGGGGTCGTAGCGCTGGCGGTCAGCGTCTTCCTCGTCGTCCTCAGCTGGTATCCGCTGAAGAACCTCTTCTCGCGCCGCCAGCTCATGAACGCGAGCTTCAATCGCTGGCATCTGGTCAACGCCTACGGCGCGTTCGGGAGCGTCACCAAGGAGCGCTACGAGGTGGTCGTCGAGGGAACGGCCGACGACCCGGAGGACCGTGCCGCCGAGTGGCGGGAGTACGAGTTCAAGGGGAAACCCGGCGACGTCTCCCGGACACCGCGGCAGTTCGCGCCGTACCACCTGCGGCTCGACTGGCTGATGTGGTTCCTCGCGCTCGGCTCCCGCGACTCGCCCTGGTTCGAGGTGCTCCTCCTCCGGCTCCTCGAGGCCGATCGCGCGACGCTCAAGCTGCTGCGCGGTGATCCGTTCGGGGGCGCGCGTCCTCGAGCCGTGCGCGCCCGGGTCTTCCTCTATCGCTTCGCCGACCGAGCGGAGAAGCGGGCGACGGGCGACGTCTGGGTCCGCAGCGAGGTCGGCGCACTGGTGCCGCCGGTCAGTCTCCGAAGCGGCTGA
- a CDS encoding endonuclease/exonuclease/phosphatase family protein, protein MLERRHGAADRLGKEHPLRIVSYNLRKHAAGGELAGIASSQQVDALCLQECDSEALPERLEHLTLADATRTNRLGLAVYVREDRYEILDTQVFAVQKSLHDRVLAPAHERLLAALLRDRDNGDRVLVGSFHAAPLTASNSLRRKQIAAAHAGMRSLEPDAPAIMVGDFNYPWFIRGLERHLTASGYTLNRSTEPTYLRYRYFSGYFDFVTSTGFEIDRVDVLPAGASDHRPIQLDARLAA, encoded by the coding sequence ATGTTGGAGCGGCGCCACGGCGCAGCGGACCGGCTCGGGAAGGAGCACCCCCTGAGGATCGTCAGCTACAACCTCCGCAAGCACGCCGCGGGCGGAGAGCTCGCCGGCATCGCATCGTCGCAGCAGGTCGACGCGCTGTGCCTGCAGGAATGCGACAGCGAGGCGCTGCCGGAGCGGTTGGAGCACCTGACGCTGGCGGACGCCACCCGCACCAATCGCCTCGGGCTCGCCGTCTACGTTCGCGAGGACCGCTACGAGATCCTCGACACGCAGGTCTTCGCGGTGCAGAAGTCGCTCCACGACCGCGTGCTGGCTCCGGCCCACGAGCGCCTTCTCGCGGCGCTGCTGCGCGACCGCGACAACGGCGACCGCGTGCTCGTGGGTTCGTTCCACGCCGCGCCGCTGACCGCCTCCAACTCGTTGCGGCGCAAGCAGATCGCAGCGGCCCACGCGGGGATGCGCTCGCTCGAACCGGACGCCCCCGCGATCATGGTCGGCGACTTCAACTACCCGTGGTTCATCCGGGGCCTGGAACGGCACCTCACCGCCTCCGGCTACACCCTGAACCGCAGTACCGAGCCCACCTATCTCCGGTACCGCTACTTCAGCGGCTACTTCGACTTCGTCACCTCGACCGGCTTCGAGATCGACCGCGTCGACGTCCTTCCGGCTGGCGCATCGGATCATCGTCCGATCCAGCTCGACGCCCGGCTCGCCGCCTGA
- the ligD gene encoding non-homologous end-joining DNA ligase, with the protein MAGDAVVLTVPGPHGEREVRISSPGRVLFPEVGITKLDLARYLIEVGDAFVRANGDRPVSLQRFPDGIEGEEFFSKNPPRGVPDYVRSVMVVYPSKRTHPQLVIDEPAAAVWAAQMNTIVFHPWPSRAEDSDNPDQLRIDLDPQPGTSFGDAVGPALELRSVLAEAGLDAFIKTSGNRGLHVFAPIEPAHEFLDVRHAVIAAARELERRMPDRVTTSWWKEERGEKIFVDFNQANRDRTMAGAYSPRALPHAPVATPITWDELEHVDPAQFTVLTVPQRLRDTGDPWQSFGERPGRIDVLLSWWARDLDSGLGELPFPPDYPKMPGEPPRVQPSRAKKE; encoded by the coding sequence ATGGCAGGCGACGCGGTTGTCCTCACCGTCCCGGGTCCGCACGGCGAACGGGAGGTCCGCATCTCCAGTCCCGGGCGCGTCCTGTTCCCCGAGGTGGGCATCACCAAACTGGATCTCGCGCGCTATCTGATCGAGGTCGGCGACGCGTTCGTCCGCGCGAACGGCGACCGGCCGGTGTCGCTCCAACGGTTCCCAGACGGGATCGAGGGGGAGGAGTTCTTCTCGAAGAACCCGCCGCGAGGTGTCCCGGACTACGTGCGCTCCGTGATGGTCGTCTACCCGAGCAAGCGGACGCATCCGCAGCTGGTCATCGACGAGCCCGCCGCCGCCGTGTGGGCCGCGCAGATGAACACCATCGTCTTCCACCCATGGCCGTCACGGGCCGAGGACTCCGACAACCCCGACCAGCTCAGGATCGACCTCGATCCGCAACCCGGCACCTCCTTCGGGGATGCGGTCGGGCCCGCGCTCGAGCTCCGGTCGGTGCTCGCCGAGGCGGGGCTCGACGCCTTCATCAAGACCTCGGGCAACCGGGGGCTGCACGTCTTCGCCCCGATCGAACCCGCGCACGAGTTCCTCGACGTCCGGCACGCGGTCATCGCCGCCGCCCGGGAACTCGAGCGGCGGATGCCCGACCGCGTCACGACCTCCTGGTGGAAGGAGGAGCGCGGGGAGAAGATCTTCGTCGACTTCAACCAGGCGAACCGCGACCGGACCATGGCCGGCGCGTACAGCCCGCGCGCGCTCCCGCACGCCCCGGTCGCCACTCCGATCACCTGGGACGAGCTCGAGCACGTCGACCCCGCGCAGTTCACGGTGCTGACCGTGCCGCAGCGACTGCGCGACACGGGCGATCCCTGGCAGAGCTTCGGCGAACGCCCGGGGCGCATCGACGTCCTGCTCTCGTGGTGGGCGCGTGACCTCGACAGCGGGCTCGGCGAGCTGCCGTTCCCGCCCGACTACCCCAAGATGCCGGGCGAGCCGCCGCGCGTTCAGCCGAGTCGCGCGAAGAAGGAGTAA
- a CDS encoding ATP-dependent DNA ligase — translation MRPTAENPIAPMLAKAIPAVPEPGSVSGGLSYEPKWDGFRAIVYAEGGGASAGSIGRIEIGSRGSKTLTRYFPELVEAFTRLLPGPCVLDGEIVVPTGRAGHQRLDWEALSQRIHPAASRVTMLAEQTPATFVAFDLLAVGDESYVERPFAERRAALEAFLGEVPAPIRLTRTTSDVDLARRWLVEFEGAGLDGVVAKPLDGVYTPNKRTMLKIKHHRTADVVALGYRIHTSGRGVGSLLVGLYGDDGQLRNVGGVSAFSDARRLELIDELEPLVERDESGSPLTGETDRSRFSASKDVSFVRLRPERVLEVRYDQMEGMRFRHTAQFERWRPDREAASCTFEQLDRPIAYDLADVLT, via the coding sequence ATGCGTCCGACCGCCGAGAACCCGATCGCCCCGATGCTCGCGAAGGCCATCCCGGCCGTGCCCGAACCCGGCTCCGTGAGCGGCGGGCTGAGCTATGAGCCGAAGTGGGACGGATTCCGCGCGATCGTCTATGCGGAAGGCGGCGGGGCGAGCGCGGGTTCGATCGGCCGCATCGAGATCGGCAGCCGCGGCTCGAAGACCCTGACCCGCTACTTCCCCGAGCTCGTGGAGGCGTTCACGCGCCTCCTGCCGGGTCCGTGCGTCCTCGACGGAGAGATCGTCGTGCCGACGGGCCGCGCAGGTCACCAGCGGCTCGACTGGGAGGCGCTCTCGCAGCGCATCCACCCGGCGGCGAGCCGCGTCACGATGCTCGCCGAGCAGACCCCGGCGACGTTCGTCGCCTTCGACCTGCTCGCGGTCGGCGACGAATCGTACGTGGAGCGCCCCTTCGCCGAGCGGCGGGCCGCCCTGGAGGCCTTCCTGGGCGAGGTCCCCGCCCCGATCCGGCTCACGCGGACCACGTCGGACGTCGACCTGGCGCGACGGTGGCTCGTCGAGTTCGAAGGTGCCGGGCTGGACGGCGTGGTGGCGAAGCCGCTCGACGGTGTCTACACGCCGAACAAGCGCACGATGCTCAAGATCAAGCACCACAGGACGGCCGACGTGGTGGCCCTCGGCTACCGCATCCACACCAGCGGCCGAGGGGTCGGCTCGCTCCTCGTCGGCCTCTACGGCGATGACGGTCAGCTGAGGAACGTCGGCGGCGTGTCCGCGTTCAGCGACGCGCGCCGGCTGGAGCTCATCGACGAGCTCGAGCCGCTCGTCGAGCGGGACGAGTCCGGCAGCCCTCTGACCGGCGAGACGGATCGGAGCCGGTTCTCGGCCAGCAAGGACGTCTCCTTCGTCCGGCTCCGCCCCGAGCGGGTTCTCGAGGTGCGGTACGACCAGATGGAGGGGATGCGGTTCCGGCACACGGCTCAGTTCGAGCGCTGGCGGCCCGACCGGGAGGCCGCCTCCTGCACCTTCGAGCAGCTCGACCGCCCGATCGCGTACGACCTGGCGGACGTGCTGACCTGA
- a CDS encoding SDR family NAD(P)-dependent oxidoreductase gives MTAPQGRRTIVLTGASSGIGAVAAERLAELGNDLAVVGRDPERTRAVAERVGATPFLADFERLDDVRALAAALLDRYERIDVLVNNAGGLYHERAVTADGHERTIQANHLAPFLLTALLLPRLRESVAASGDVRVVSTASLANRFGDLRLDDLDWEKRRWRGGWRAYGTAKLATILFAAELGERLTGTGISAYSFHPGTIATNFGASSPLIRFGSAVTRGGYGIPVAEGAAPLIRLSAEAPVGAPSGTYFDRLTANGRTAAQAKDAQLGRDLWGVTAKLVGLETHV, from the coding sequence ATGACGGCTCCTCAGGGACGGCGGACCATCGTTCTCACCGGAGCCAGCTCCGGGATCGGCGCCGTGGCGGCGGAACGGCTGGCGGAGCTCGGCAACGACCTCGCCGTCGTCGGGCGCGACCCGGAGCGGACCAGAGCCGTCGCGGAGCGGGTCGGAGCGACACCGTTCCTGGCCGATTTCGAGCGATTGGACGATGTCCGCGCGCTCGCTGCGGCGCTCCTCGACCGCTACGAGCGCATCGACGTGCTCGTCAACAACGCCGGCGGTCTCTACCACGAGCGGGCCGTCACGGCCGACGGCCACGAGCGCACCATCCAGGCCAACCACCTGGCGCCGTTCCTCCTCACCGCGCTCCTCCTCCCCCGGCTGCGCGAGTCGGTGGCCGCGAGCGGCGACGTCCGCGTCGTCTCGACCGCGAGCCTCGCCAACCGGTTCGGCGACCTCCGGCTCGACGATCTCGACTGGGAGAAGCGGCGCTGGCGCGGCGGGTGGAGAGCGTACGGGACGGCCAAGCTCGCGACGATCCTGTTCGCCGCCGAGCTCGGCGAGCGCCTCACGGGCACGGGGATCAGCGCGTACTCCTTCCACCCCGGCACCATCGCCACCAACTTCGGCGCCTCGTCACCGCTGATCCGCTTCGGCAGCGCGGTCACTCGCGGCGGTTACGGGATCCCGGTCGCGGAAGGAGCCGCGCCGCTCATCCGGCTCTCCGCCGAGGCACCGGTCGGCGCGCCGAGCGGCACCTACTTCGATCGCCTGACCGCCAACGGGCGGACGGCCGCCCAGGCCAAGGACGCCCAGCTCGGACGCGATCTCTGGGGCGTGACCGCGAAGCTCGTCGGTCTCGAGACGCACGTCTGA
- a CDS encoding Fe-S oxidoreductase → MRDLIAAVRDVLFDSPVSRAGYLYATAVGMAWGFIWSTGAVKHEGGVWVFRGLPRFAFGRGGSCVGGCYLTDHNVSEDILEHEAVHKRQWQRYGMLFPFLYLAAGRDPLRNRFEIEAGLEKGGYR, encoded by the coding sequence GTGCGCGACCTGATCGCCGCCGTCCGGGATGTGCTGTTCGATTCGCCGGTGAGCAGAGCCGGTTACCTGTACGCCACCGCGGTCGGCATGGCCTGGGGGTTCATCTGGAGCACCGGGGCGGTCAAGCACGAGGGCGGCGTGTGGGTCTTCCGCGGGCTCCCCCGGTTCGCCTTCGGCCGAGGCGGGTCCTGCGTCGGGGGGTGCTACCTCACCGACCACAACGTGAGCGAGGACATCCTCGAGCACGAGGCGGTCCACAAGCGCCAATGGCAGCGCTACGGCATGCTCTTCCCATTCCTGTACCTTGCGGCGGGCCGCGACCCGTTGCGCAATCGCTTCGAGATCGAGGCGGGACTCGAGAAAGGCGGATATCGATGA
- a CDS encoding dihydrolipoyl dehydrogenase family protein, producing MTGTRDYDVIVIGAGAVGENVADRARQGGLSTVIVEAELVGGECSYWACMPSKTLLRSGALLRAAKKVGGTREAVTGELDVEAVLKRRDYMTSDWKDDGQVEWLDGAGIDLVRGWAVITAPREVTVTADDGTKTVLRAKHAVAVCTGSASLLPDIPGLRESEPWSSREATSVQRVPVSLAILGGGVVGVEMATAYAGLGTEVHLIARGGLLGADEPFAGELVGRSLERLGAHLHLGVSPTSVERTDDDRFRLELSDGTTVETDEFLVATGRLPRTGGLGLDAFGLEDGAWLRVDDSMRVLGDDGAPVDGGWLYGVGDVNHRALLTHQGKYQARAAGDAIAARARGAEVSLEPWGAFVATADHQAVPQVTFTDPEVASVGLTAAAAEKAGYRIRVVDYPIGRVSGASVVADDYEGTARMVVDEERQVVLGATFVGQDVGELLHSATVAVVGEVPLSRLWHAVPSYPTLSEVWLRLLEAYGRPAE from the coding sequence ATGACCGGGACCAGGGACTACGACGTCATCGTGATCGGCGCCGGCGCCGTCGGCGAGAATGTCGCCGATCGGGCCCGTCAGGGCGGACTCAGCACCGTGATCGTCGAGGCGGAACTGGTGGGCGGCGAGTGCTCCTACTGGGCGTGCATGCCGTCGAAGACACTGTTGCGCAGCGGTGCGCTCCTGCGGGCGGCGAAGAAGGTCGGGGGAACCCGCGAGGCCGTGACCGGTGAGCTCGACGTGGAGGCGGTCCTGAAGCGCCGCGACTACATGACGAGCGACTGGAAGGACGACGGCCAGGTCGAGTGGCTGGACGGCGCCGGGATCGACCTGGTCCGCGGTTGGGCGGTGATCACCGCTCCTCGTGAGGTGACGGTCACGGCCGACGACGGGACGAAGACCGTTCTGCGCGCGAAGCACGCGGTCGCCGTGTGCACGGGGTCCGCGTCCCTCCTCCCGGACATCCCCGGCCTGCGCGAGAGCGAACCCTGGAGCAGCCGCGAGGCGACGAGCGTGCAGCGCGTCCCGGTGTCGTTGGCGATCCTCGGCGGCGGCGTCGTCGGCGTCGAGATGGCGACGGCCTACGCCGGGCTCGGCACGGAGGTGCACCTCATCGCGCGCGGCGGGCTGCTCGGCGCCGACGAGCCGTTCGCCGGGGAGCTCGTCGGCCGGTCCCTCGAGCGTCTGGGCGCACACCTCCACCTCGGCGTCTCCCCGACCTCGGTGGAGCGCACGGACGACGACCGCTTCCGGCTCGAGCTCAGCGACGGCACCACGGTCGAGACCGACGAGTTCCTCGTCGCCACCGGGCGCCTCCCCCGCACCGGCGGTCTCGGGCTCGACGCCTTCGGCCTCGAAGACGGCGCGTGGTTGCGCGTCGACGACAGCATGAGGGTTCTGGGCGACGACGGAGCGCCGGTCGACGGCGGGTGGCTGTACGGCGTCGGCGACGTCAACCACCGGGCGCTCCTCACCCACCAGGGCAAGTACCAGGCCCGGGCGGCCGGGGATGCGATCGCAGCGCGCGCTCGCGGCGCTGAGGTGTCGCTCGAACCCTGGGGCGCGTTCGTGGCCACCGCCGACCACCAGGCGGTACCGCAGGTGACGTTCACCGACCCGGAGGTTGCCTCGGTCGGGCTGACGGCGGCGGCCGCCGAGAAGGCCGGCTACCGCATCCGGGTCGTCGACTACCCCATCGGCCGCGTCTCCGGCGCCTCCGTGGTCGCCGACGACTACGAGGGCACGGCCCGCATGGTCGTCGATGAGGAGAGGCAGGTCGTGCTCGGCGCGACGTTCGTCGGCCAGGACGTCGGCGAGCTCCTCCACTCGGCGACCGTCGCGGTCGTGGGCGAGGTGCCGCTCTCCCGGCTGTGGCACGCGGTCCCCTCCTACCCGACGCTGAGCGAGGTCTGGCTCCGGCTGCTCGAAGCGTACGGTCGTCCGGCGGAGTGA